The Bordetella sp. FB-8 genome includes a window with the following:
- the fba gene encoding class II fructose-bisphosphate aldolase (catalyzes the reversible aldol condensation of dihydroxyacetonephosphate and glyceraldehyde 3-phosphate in the Calvin cycle, glycolysis, and/or gluconeogenesis): MALVSMRQLLDHAAEHGYGIPAFNVNNLEQVQAIMEAAAETDSPVIMQASAGARKYAGEGFLKLLIQAAVDTYPHIPVVMHQDHGQSPDVCQGAIDLGFSSVMMDGSLMADGKTVASYEYNVEVTRKVVDVAHKAGITVEGELGVLGSLETMKGDKEDGHGAEGTMTREQLLTDVEQAADFVKQTQCDALAIAIGTSHGAYKFSKKPTGDILSIQRIKEIHARIPNTHLVMHGSSSVPQDLLAEIRQFGGDMKETYGVPVEEIQEGIKHGVRKINIDTDIRLAMTGAIRRFFAENPSKFDPREYLKPAKAAAKAICVARYQQFGTAGNASKIKAITLVDMAANYAAGKLAQVIQ, translated from the coding sequence ATGGCCCTCGTTTCCATGCGCCAGCTGCTCGATCACGCGGCCGAGCACGGCTACGGCATTCCCGCCTTCAACGTCAATAACCTGGAACAGGTCCAGGCCATCATGGAGGCCGCCGCCGAAACCGACAGCCCGGTGATCATGCAGGCCTCGGCCGGTGCGCGCAAATACGCGGGCGAGGGCTTTCTCAAGCTGCTCATCCAGGCCGCGGTCGATACGTATCCCCATATTCCCGTCGTCATGCACCAGGATCATGGCCAGTCGCCCGACGTGTGCCAGGGCGCCATCGACCTGGGCTTTTCCAGCGTGATGATGGACGGCTCGCTGATGGCCGACGGCAAGACGGTCGCCAGTTACGAATACAACGTCGAAGTCACCCGCAAGGTGGTCGACGTGGCCCATAAGGCCGGCATCACCGTCGAAGGCGAACTGGGCGTGCTGGGTTCGCTCGAAACCATGAAGGGCGACAAGGAAGACGGGCACGGCGCCGAAGGCACCATGACGCGCGAACAGTTGCTGACCGACGTCGAGCAGGCCGCCGATTTCGTCAAGCAGACCCAGTGCGATGCGCTGGCCATCGCCATCGGCACCTCGCACGGCGCCTACAAGTTCTCCAAGAAGCCCACCGGCGACATTCTGTCGATCCAGCGCATCAAGGAAATCCACGCGCGCATCCCCAACACGCACCTGGTGATGCACGGTTCCTCGTCGGTGCCTCAGGACCTGCTGGCCGAGATCCGCCAGTTCGGCGGCGACATGAAGGAAACCTACGGCGTGCCGGTCGAGGAGATCCAGGAAGGCATCAAGCACGGCGTGCGCAAGATCAATATCGACACCGACATCCGCCTGGCCATGACCGGCGCGATCCGCCGCTTCTTCGCCGAGAACCCGTCCAAGTTCGACCCGCGCGAATACCTCAAGCCCGCCAAGGCCGCGGCCAAGGCGATCTGCGTGGCGCGCTACCAGCAGTTCGGCACCGCCGGCAACGCCAGCAAGATCAAGGCGATCACGCTGGTCGACATGGCCGCGAACTACGCCGCCGGCAAGCTGGCCCAGGTCATTCAGTAA
- a CDS encoding phosphoribosylaminoimidazolesuccinocarboxamide synthase gives MTTALHQSTIKSLPLLGRGKVRDMYAVGEDKLLIVASDRISAFDVILDDPIPGKGQVLTELTEFWLKKLGHLIPTHVTGIKPEDVVAADEIEQVRGRAMVVKRLKPVLVEAVARGYLIGSGWKDYQATGAVCGITLPAGLKQAGKLPQPIFTPAAKAEFGTHDENVDFAHVVNEVGQATAEKIRDITLKLYAEASAFAATKGIIIADTKFEFGLDDKGVLHLMDEVLTPDSSRFWPADGYREGISPPSFDKQFVRDWLETQPWDKTPPAPRLPEDVLKKTAAKYREALDRLTA, from the coding sequence GTGACCACCGCCTTGCATCAATCCACCATCAAATCCCTGCCCCTGCTGGGTCGCGGCAAAGTGCGCGACATGTACGCCGTGGGCGAGGACAAGCTGCTTATTGTCGCGTCCGACCGCATCTCGGCTTTCGACGTGATCCTGGATGACCCGATTCCGGGCAAGGGCCAGGTGCTGACCGAGCTCACCGAGTTCTGGCTCAAGAAGCTGGGGCATCTCATCCCCACGCACGTCACCGGCATCAAGCCCGAAGACGTGGTGGCGGCCGACGAGATCGAGCAGGTGCGCGGCCGCGCCATGGTGGTCAAGCGTCTGAAGCCCGTGCTGGTCGAAGCGGTGGCGCGCGGCTACCTGATCGGTTCGGGCTGGAAAGACTACCAGGCCACCGGCGCCGTCTGCGGCATCACGCTGCCCGCGGGCCTGAAGCAGGCCGGCAAACTGCCCCAGCCCATCTTCACACCGGCTGCCAAGGCCGAGTTCGGCACGCACGACGAGAACGTCGACTTTGCCCACGTGGTCAACGAGGTCGGTCAGGCCACGGCCGAGAAGATCCGCGACATCACGCTCAAGCTCTATGCCGAGGCGTCCGCGTTCGCGGCCACCAAGGGCATCATCATTGCCGACACCAAGTTCGAGTTCGGCCTGGACGACAAGGGCGTGCTGCATCTGATGGACGAAGTGCTGACGCCCGATTCTTCGCGCTTCTGGCCGGCCGACGGCTATCGCGAAGGCATCAGTCCGCCCTCGTTCGACAAACAGTTCGTGCGCGACTGGCTCGAAACCCAGCCCTGGGACAAGACGCCGCCCGCGCCGCGCCTGCCCGAGGACGTGCTGAAAAAAACGGCCGCCAAATATCGCGAAGCGCTGGACCGCCTGACGGCCTGA
- a CDS encoding disulfide bond formation protein B, translating to MALFLESPGHGSRQINALVLLLVCIGLVFSLVWQGLSAGYACPLCTLQRMALVLAGVGLLLNVRLGPSPLHYAMTITSALAGLAISGWLTLLLPTESGGRFLMGLRLHSWAFLVFGVLVAFALLMQTLDRRWGDNALKRTTSLLGTIVMGLFLVTALASALGTSMDCGVSACLKSLATTL from the coding sequence ATGGCTCTATTTCTGGAAAGTCCCGGCCATGGCTCCCGCCAGATCAACGCCCTGGTGCTGCTCCTGGTCTGCATCGGCCTGGTCTTCTCGCTGGTTTGGCAAGGCCTCTCGGCGGGCTATGCCTGCCCGCTGTGTACTTTGCAGCGCATGGCGCTGGTCCTGGCGGGCGTGGGCCTGCTGCTCAACGTGCGCCTCGGTCCGTCGCCACTGCACTACGCCATGACCATCACGTCGGCCTTGGCCGGTCTTGCTATCTCGGGTTGGCTGACCCTGCTGCTGCCCACCGAGTCGGGTGGCAGGTTTCTCATGGGCCTGCGACTGCATAGCTGGGCCTTCCTGGTCTTTGGCGTGCTGGTGGCATTTGCGTTGCTGATGCAGACCCTGGACCGCCGCTGGGGCGACAATGCGCTCAAGCGCACCACGTCCCTGCTGGGCACCATCGTGATGGGCCTGTTCCTGGTGACGGCGTTGGCCAGCGCTTTAGGCACCAGCATGGACTGCGGCGTGTCGGCCTGTTTGAAGAGCCTCGCAACCACCTTGTGA
- a CDS encoding GNAT family N-acetyltransferase: MLDIIDIDFKNPEHGRIVVALLDEYASGDMGGGEPLPAYTRDNLAASLAARPWAHALVARIDGQPAGLAIYLEGFSTFACKPLVNLHDFMVSARFRGQGIAQCLLAALEDRARAMGCCKLTLEVLEGNLPAKSLYQKMGYEGYILKEETGRAMFWQKKLAL, from the coding sequence ATGCTGGACATCATTGACATCGATTTCAAGAACCCCGAGCACGGCCGCATTGTGGTCGCGCTGCTCGACGAATACGCCAGCGGCGATATGGGCGGCGGCGAACCCCTGCCCGCCTACACGCGCGACAACCTTGCCGCTTCGCTGGCCGCGCGCCCCTGGGCTCACGCCCTGGTGGCCCGGATCGACGGCCAACCGGCTGGCCTGGCCATCTACCTGGAAGGCTTTTCCACTTTCGCCTGCAAGCCGCTGGTGAATCTGCACGACTTCATGGTGTCGGCGCGCTTTCGCGGCCAGGGTATCGCCCAGTGCCTGCTGGCTGCGCTGGAAGACCGGGCCCGGGCCATGGGGTGCTGCAAGCTGACCTTGGAAGTATTGGAGGGAAACCTTCCCGCCAAGTCGCTTTACCAGAAAATGGGCTATGAAGGCTACATATTAAAGGAAGAAAC
- the mog gene encoding molybdopterin adenylyltransferase, producing MTATTASAPARIERHHPDELVVGLVSISDRASSGVYADQGLPALTQWLGTALDSPWQAVERLIPDEAAGIAATLVELVDRCGCDLVLTTGGTGPARRDVTPEATLAAGTREMPGFGEQMRQISLKFVPTAILSRQVAVIRETAGHAALIINLPGQPKAIRETLEGLRGEDGGVQVPGIFAAVPYCIDLIGGPYVQTRPEVVKAFRPKSAVRDA from the coding sequence ATGACCGCCACCACCGCATCCGCCCCGGCGCGCATCGAGCGCCATCATCCCGACGAACTGGTCGTCGGCCTGGTTTCCATTTCCGACCGCGCATCGAGCGGCGTCTACGCCGACCAGGGCCTGCCCGCCCTGACCCAATGGCTGGGTACGGCGCTGGACTCGCCCTGGCAGGCTGTGGAGCGCCTGATTCCCGATGAGGCGGCCGGCATCGCGGCCACGCTGGTCGAGCTGGTGGACCGCTGCGGCTGCGACCTGGTGCTGACCACGGGCGGCACCGGCCCGGCGCGGCGCGACGTCACGCCCGAGGCCACGCTGGCCGCAGGCACCCGGGAAATGCCGGGCTTTGGCGAGCAGATGCGCCAGATCAGTCTGAAGTTCGTGCCGACGGCCATCCTGTCGCGGCAAGTGGCGGTGATCCGCGAAACCGCCGGCCACGCGGCGCTCATCATCAACCTGCCGGGCCAGCCCAAGGCCATACGCGAGACGCTCGAGGGCTTGCGCGGCGAGGACGGCGGCGTGCAGGTTCCCGGCATTTTCGCTGCCGTGCCGTACTGCATTGATCTGATCGGCGGGCCGTATGTGCAGACCCGGCCCGAGGTGGTCAAGGCCTTCCGGCCCAAATCGGCCGTGCGCGACGCGTAG